TCTTTTAATTTGGATCCTCTCCTATCTGCCTAACTCCGTGTTTATTGTGAGTGGAAATCTCTACAACGGAATACGAAATGGATAAATGTGGTTGATTTTACTTTTCAAAACTAAACTAAGTATTGTTGTAACGCTAATTTACCCGAATTGCAAAATTCAAGCAAACGTCTATTTTTACTGGCTCTACTTTAGATAGATTTTTATATCAAAATCATCATCACCCTCTCAATTTCAGTGGTTCACTCCATTAGTCAGCAAGTAGTAATCACAAGTATTTGTTGTTTTCCCTCTGtcattttctcttctttccttttcttgtttcCCCTCAAGTGTCACTTTCCTCTTTTCCTTGAAGAATGGTCTGTACTAATTGCATAATTAAGCTTTAGCATATTCTACTAGTTTATTCTCAACTTAGGATAATATTGAGACTGTGAATTGATTAATCTCCTTTAGAGTTTGTCGAAGAATTGAGATTGAATTTGACCAAAGTTTTGTCAATTTCATCTTAAGAGATAACATACATGAGAGACATGACCACCTCACTCTCTTGAAAACAACAAACATGGCAACTCTCAAATAAGAAAGAGAAATGTTTTTTTTGGCACAACTGTTTTAAAGAAATACATGACCTAAGACACGATTTGTTTATGATTTATTAGACTTTGAGCGAGGTAAAGGAAATGGATGACAGAAACACAAATTAATATGCTGATCCAAAATGCATAATGACTGGCCTCCACTTACAAGAATAGTTTAAACCGGAAAAATAAGCAGCAGAATATTTGAAATGGTAGTATAAAATTGAACGATACTCTATAGATAAGCAACATATCACCATCCCAAAGAAAAATGACTACAAATATAATCATAAAGAATTATGCCAAAAATAATCGCTCTCGCTGACTTAGAGTTTATTCATCTGAGAAGTGATCTTGTCAAATGCTCGCGTGCTGTTGCCAACGCTTGAGTTATCGTCTGAAAATTGCAACACACATTAACATACACGTTTTaaaatactatattaaaagtactcCAAGTAAACAGGTTTAacttttttttggggggtggggggggtgGGGGGCTTGCGGCGTAGTTGTTGTAAAACTAACTATTATCTAACAAGAAAATGAATTTACTATGAACATTGCCAAAACAATTGCTTTTCTTTATAAGCTAAACAAGGCACGCCAGAGCATTTTGGGACAATCCAGGAGAGTTCTAACTACAAACCTTGACTAGAAAACATGGAGTGCAAAATGGTTCTAGCTAAGCTTAGAGTATGAGATGTCTTAAGCCTGTTATTTTACCTGTTCTATAACACATGAAATTCCAACGGACTTTTATATGAAGCCAAAGAAAGGTAAAACAATTCTACACATGAGAGAATTCTACCACAAAGTATGATTCGGCAATAGAAAGAATGTGTTGCTTACCTGTTCAGACAAGGGTGCTCCATCATCCATAGTATGACTGGAAACTTTTCCAGCAATAATATTACCATCAGTTTCAAGAACCATCCTGCAGCATACATTCGAAACACCAATACCTTTTAGTAAAACTGTCGCTTATAAAAGTTGGACGATAAGGCGAAAATGCAAAGTGGTTAATAGGATGAATATGGTATTGAACCTTAACAGTAATAGTAGTTAATTATCTATCTCATAAAAGCAAGCAGATATCTCTAGACCAATAGAAGTATCCTCTAACAAGGGAGCTAGATTGCAATGAGGTATCAGCATTTGAAGAAAAATTCTTTCGGTGCACCTATGAAATGAATGTTCAATTTACCCGAAATATTAAAACCTGCTCTTCCATCATGACAAATAAGAAGATGAGAATTAAAAAAAGGGCAAACTAATTCTTGGGTTATGGCACATTGGAGCAAATTTTCCTGGTCACAACAACATAAATTGAATCTACTCTGATGTACAGCAAACTAGTTGTTATACTTCTACATCCTCCAACTAGCAGCAATGGGTTCAGCTTTCACATGAAATATTCTGTCTGTTCGATCTCCATAACACCCAAAAGCTGATGAAAAGAGCATGGCAATTAAGTCTAAAAAGCATGGTGCTCTACCTTTTCCAGTTCTCTACTTGTTTTAAGCTTTTTCTTTAGATAGAAGGAGGAAGGCAGGAAATGCAAAACTACTGAGGGCAACCATATCCATGGCCAAGTTAAAAAAGCAGCATGTTGCAATACTGTCAATTCACTCCATATTGGCGCTTTTAAATATGTGATAAGGCATTATTTAGTTTTTGTAAGAGGATTGCAATGTTGTTTTTCCATGGCCTCACAGTCAATAAAATGCCTCCATAATGCAAGCCACTGGTCAATAGTACAAGAGTATGGATAGACAATGCTAAACTATGAACttattatctttcttttttttgtttgataaCCCAGAAATCCTTCGTGCAGTGGCGGTTCATAACTATGAATTTGTTATCTATCTATACACAAATGAAGACCAAATGCCCTAGAGTAACTACCAGTCTCTCCTGTAAGAAGTCTGTATATATGTGCTCAGAGGGTTCTCTTCTAACATGCAAAGCCCAAGGCTAAATTCTTATTTGCATTTAATTTTTCACTACACTCACCTCCCAAATCATTGCGCCAATTATCTCTTGTTTTTATATTCTTTTGGCTTGAACaagtaattaatttataattCCACTTTGAATTAGAGCATATCTGAATTGAAAGATTAGTTCAATTACACATGCATCTAATATGCCACAAGTTCTAGCATCTATTAAAATGTAAGGGGTCGTTTGGCAGGAGGTATAAGAATAGTGTTGAATAGGATGTATTAGCAATGCTGGTATTAATTATGCTGAGATTATATCTTATCCACTGTTTGGTTGGGTGCATTAAAACATTGCATATTTTCTAAAAAAGTTActgtttacaaaaataccctccaAATTCTTTAACTTTATACACTTTGAGGGATTTGAAGGGCAATTATAtctttaaccatgctaatgcaAGTATTAAAAACTCTTGCATTGCTAATAACATGGTTTgctatgtattagttatacataggatGATACCAAATAtgatgtattagttatacataagtTGAAAAAAAGTAACAAACAAAGGATTAGTAATATGCAAAGCTAATGCTTGCATtgttttttctaatacctcctaccaaacgacccctaagtatTCTTTGATCTTGGAAAGAATAGCATGACAATTTCCTTAGTAGCAACAGAACACTAAACAAAGAAGGCGAAGGAAGGATGAACAAATAAAAAATGGAAAGTGAAAACCAAAGACAGTAACATGCGAGAATACAACTAATAGAGAGCCAACGACTTACCCTCCATCCACAATCTCGTCAAGGCATAAAAGAATGAGATCTAAGTTCTCAAGTGCCTCCCTCTGTTCAACGTTATTCCTGAAATCATTGCACGGTGAATTAGGCAGCAAATTTGCACAGATCAAAAGACCACAATCCTAAAGTCCAGGAAACTTTCAGTGCCTTCACTATCAATACCTTAGGAGAAGAGTAACTGCATCAAAGAAACCCTGAAGAACAGTGGCTAGAACTAGTTCATTTTCATCATCACCTCCAGTCACAAAGAAGTGGAGGTCTTGCACAAACTTATAAACAATAATGTTGTTTTCTAACATTGTTATTTCAGCTGCAGATCAAAACTTGAAAGATAAGATCAAACAAATTAAATTTAGAGGGTCCTAACTACAAGGGATTCATATTTGACCCAATATCCAGAGTATTTTAACCTAGAATATCAAACAAAAGTAAAAATCAAACCTTTTAGTCAAGCAAAACAGGCCACTAAGCAATCCACtaaatgtttttaaaaaaaagcagcccggtgcacaaatAATGTTGCTAATCTTAGAATTTAGATCCCATAAATTTCAAATACTAGCTCCACTTTTGGAGGTAGCTGTCCTAGCATACCGaacccataaagttcaaatcttggatccgcctccTTCCTATATAGGACAGCAAAATGCAAGCGTATTTTGCGGAGGCATGCTAACTATTTCAGATAAGAACATCAAAGATCATGCAAG
This DNA window, taken from Nicotiana tabacum cultivar K326 chromosome 4, ASM71507v2, whole genome shotgun sequence, encodes the following:
- the LOC107804557 gene encoding coatomer subunit zeta-1 yields the protein MALNYDSCPVVKNILLLDSEGKRVAVKYYSDDWPTNSAKIAFEKSIFTKTQKTNARTEAEITMLENNIIVYKFVQDLHFFVTGGDDENELVLATVLQGFFDAVTLLLRNNVEQREALENLDLILLCLDEIVDGGMVLETDGNIIAGKVSSHTMDDGAPLSEQTITQALATAREHLTRSLLR